One genomic region from Jilunia laotingensis encodes:
- a CDS encoding M6 family metalloprotease domain-containing protein, with amino-acid sequence MKKSFLTLLFAVVIFLDYSYAVPAKPTPMTVSLPDGTTLTVRLFGDESSHYYTTLDHYLLIQDQNGYFYYAESIQENKLQQSPYRVKDISKRTPEENKFLATIDKKQLLSLQQQQDSKKLQKMPSRRVVQKATYPTTGTQKGLVILVEYSNNKFTINNPQEAFNKLLNEKDYSENGGTGSARDFFMASSNDQFKPEFDVYGPVKLSRPMSYYGGNDISGNDKAPEEMVIEACQLLDDEIDFTEYDRDNDGQIDNVYVFYAGYGEATGGGANTVWPHSWDIYDGAGKTVMLDGIQLNHYACSNELDTGNNMTGIGTFCHEFSHVLGLPDLYATTYTYSFTPGSWSLMDSGSYNNDSRTPPYLSVYERYALGWLTPKEIGDPANIKLDNISKNTGYIIKTYNENEYFLLENRQQEGWDKYIPGHGMLIWHIDYNETVWNRNVVNNTPSHQYVDIEEADNKQTETTRAGDTFPGTKKITSFTDDTSPNMRTWKGIKQDKPITEIEEKNGIIYFKISGGKEDLPTTKALPATDITPSSFIAHWEKSEIATSYAIDVYTINETSSGKITMNYVDGYQENNVGNVESCLVEGLEPATEYRYVIRVYDETGESPTSNEIIVITDDPTFDFLAPKALEATAIKTTSFEAQWEAMEEAQNYLLYVYTKELGDPLSTTIDFTGGITELPTGWKTNCKSTYGSANNSGKAIPSLRFSQDYNYIESPVMEENIRNISFWYRGIDADEESQIILSGYVNKNWIGLDTISPISNKEGGILAEWKEHTAKAIPNGCKAMRITYKMVGTGSLAVDDITIDYGGEVFILPLKGYEGKEVGNTVSWLVEQLESEKEYFYAVTAFNGEVYSKKSNEIAVSTLSDIMGIKPTSDNGISVYMENSELIVTSDNPDLSSLYILDVQGHILEKKTITLGTYRFPITDRGIYIVRIGSRTYKVIR; translated from the coding sequence ATGAAAAAATCCTTTCTTACCCTTTTATTTGCAGTGGTAATCTTTTTAGATTATTCGTATGCTGTTCCGGCAAAGCCAACACCAATGACCGTATCTCTTCCTGATGGAACTACTCTTACCGTACGTCTCTTTGGTGATGAATCTTCACATTATTACACCACCTTGGATCATTACCTTTTGATTCAAGACCAAAATGGTTACTTCTATTATGCTGAGAGTATTCAGGAAAACAAACTCCAGCAATCCCCATACAGAGTAAAAGACATTTCCAAACGCACACCGGAAGAAAATAAGTTTCTAGCTACTATCGACAAAAAGCAGTTACTTTCTTTACAACAACAGCAAGACTCGAAGAAGTTGCAGAAGATGCCATCGCGCAGAGTGGTACAAAAAGCTACCTACCCAACCACCGGTACACAAAAAGGCTTGGTTATCTTGGTGGAATATTCCAATAATAAATTCACAATAAATAATCCACAAGAAGCCTTCAATAAGCTATTAAATGAAAAAGATTATAGTGAAAACGGAGGTACAGGAAGCGCACGTGACTTCTTCATGGCAAGTTCCAATGACCAGTTTAAACCGGAATTTGATGTATATGGACCGGTAAAACTATCCCGCCCCATGAGCTATTACGGAGGAAATGACATTTCAGGAAATGATAAAGCGCCCGAAGAAATGGTCATCGAAGCCTGCCAACTGTTGGATGATGAAATAGACTTTACAGAATATGACCGGGATAACGACGGTCAAATAGATAATGTATACGTTTTCTATGCCGGATATGGTGAAGCTACAGGTGGAGGAGCTAATACTGTGTGGCCACATTCTTGGGATATCTATGACGGAGCCGGTAAGACAGTCATGCTCGATGGAATACAATTAAACCACTATGCCTGCTCCAATGAATTGGATACAGGAAACAATATGACTGGCATAGGTACATTCTGCCATGAGTTTTCCCATGTTCTGGGATTACCCGATTTATATGCTACCACTTACACCTATTCATTTACTCCAGGTTCCTGGTCACTGATGGATAGCGGCTCTTATAATAACGACAGTAGAACACCACCCTACCTATCTGTTTATGAACGATATGCATTAGGTTGGCTCACTCCGAAAGAGATCGGTGACCCTGCCAACATCAAACTCGACAATATTTCAAAAAATACTGGCTACATAATCAAAACATATAATGAAAACGAATATTTTCTGTTAGAAAACAGGCAACAGGAAGGTTGGGATAAGTATATTCCCGGACATGGTATGTTGATATGGCACATCGATTATAATGAAACGGTATGGAATCGTAATGTTGTAAACAATACACCTTCCCACCAATATGTAGATATTGAAGAAGCAGACAATAAACAGACCGAAACAACAAGAGCCGGTGACACTTTTCCAGGCACAAAAAAAATCACCTCTTTCACTGACGATACTTCTCCAAATATGAGAACCTGGAAAGGAATCAAACAGGATAAACCCATTACCGAAATCGAAGAAAAAAACGGAATAATCTATTTCAAAATAAGTGGTGGTAAAGAGGATCTACCAACTACTAAAGCGTTACCTGCTACTGACATCACACCGAGTTCATTCATCGCTCACTGGGAAAAGAGTGAAATTGCTACCAGCTACGCAATCGATGTATATACCATAAATGAGACAAGTTCAGGAAAGATAACGATGAACTATGTAGACGGTTATCAGGAAAATAATGTAGGCAATGTAGAATCATGTCTCGTAGAAGGTTTAGAACCGGCAACAGAATACAGATATGTAATCCGCGTCTACGATGAAACAGGTGAAAGCCCTACTTCCAACGAAATTATAGTAATTACAGATGATCCGACCTTCGACTTTCTCGCTCCAAAAGCTCTGGAAGCCACTGCTATCAAAACTACATCTTTTGAGGCCCAATGGGAGGCTATGGAAGAAGCTCAGAACTACCTGTTATATGTTTATACTAAAGAATTAGGAGATCCCCTTTCAACAACTATCGATTTTACCGGTGGAATAACGGAACTCCCAACAGGATGGAAAACGAATTGCAAATCTACCTATGGCTCTGCAAACAATTCGGGAAAAGCGATCCCTTCTTTACGTTTCTCGCAGGACTATAATTACATAGAGTCACCTGTAATGGAAGAAAATATTCGCAACATCAGTTTCTGGTATCGTGGAATAGACGCAGATGAAGAGAGCCAGATCATTTTAAGCGGATATGTCAACAAAAATTGGATTGGTCTGGATACCATATCTCCAATCAGCAATAAAGAGGGAGGTATTCTGGCAGAGTGGAAAGAACATACTGCAAAAGCAATTCCTAACGGATGTAAGGCTATGCGTATTACTTACAAAATGGTTGGAACCGGATCACTCGCTGTTGACGATATCACAATAGATTACGGCGGAGAAGTATTTATCCTTCCACTGAAAGGTTATGAAGGAAAAGAGGTAGGAAATACTGTTTCCTGGTTAGTGGAACAACTGGAAAGCGAAAAAGAATATTTCTATGCAGTGACAGCCTTCAATGGTGAAGTATATTCTAAAAAATCCAATGAAATAGCAGTAAGTACACTTTCGGACATTATGGGAATCAAACCGACTTCCGACAATGGCATTTCAGTCTATATGGAAAATTCGGAACTGATAGTTACATCGGATAATCCGGACTTGTCATCTCTTTATATTTTAGATGTACAAGGCCACATACTCGAAAAGAAAACAATTACACTCGGAACTTATCGGTTCCCGATTACTGACAGAGGAATATATATTGTCCGGATTGGCAGTAGAACATATAAAGTAATCAGATAG